The sequence below is a genomic window from Streptococcus pantholopis.
AAAACCTAAAACCTATCAGCTTCTTCCAAAACAGACCCTGTTTTTGGGCGGCTTAGCACGGTTTGATTTTATATCCGGTCCTAAGCAAGGGATGACGGCTTATTTTGACAATAATTTATCGCTCCACAGGACGAAGCTGGCAGGAGCAGATGACTTTTATAAAAAACATTTGGGAGGTCTTCTGCAGCCCCCAGCAGCCCAAGAAGCAGAAAGCTTTCCGGAGCTGGTCCGTCACGAGTGGTCTGTCACGGATCGTCTGGATATTGTCTATTCTGGTTTGGGCTGGATTCGCGTGCAAGGCAGCGAGGGAACCCCTCTTCAGATTGCAGCCTGGGCTCCTAAAGGAGTTGCCGTATTGCTGCGTCAGGCCTTAATTTAAGGTGAATGCTGAGTGATATTGAAAGAAAGGAAGCAAAAATACAAATAAAAACAGCTATGCTCTTGTTTTTAGTCAGGAATTTTTGCGCAGGAAATAATGTTAACAAGCAAACAGCGTGCTTTTCTTAAAGGACAGGCACAGCCAATGAAGGCCATCATTCAGATTGGGAAAAATGGCCTCAATAGTCATATCAAGACCAGTATCCGTCAGGCTTTAGATGCCAGAGAGCTAATCAAGGTCTCTCTTTTGCAGAATACAGATGAAGACCTTCATGAGGTTGCCGAAATTTTAGAAAATGAAATCGGCTGCGAGACTGTTCTGAAAATCGGTCGGACACTGATCTTATATAAGGAATCGGCTAAGAAAGAGAACCGCAAATTATCCCCTAAAGTAAAAATGATTTGATTCTGTAAAGCGACAGCTTTTTAGACCGATATAAACAGTAAAGCTGTCTAAAGAAGCAGGCAGGGGGACTGACAGATAAGCGGGCTTTTGAACTGGGCAGTAGGTCGTCAAGCTGTAGGAATCTTGCTTTTATTGAATAGTCAATAATCGGAGGCTGGGATTTTTATCCCAGCCTTCTCTGCTGCCAAAGTTAAATCGGCAGTTCCGGTCCGATAGCAGCAGGCAGGCAGTTCTCCTATGTGGCAAAAATGAGAAGATTCTATGTTCCCATCAGGCTGGGACCTGCCTTTTTGTCCACTGGCCCAGCTTTTTCTTTCCCAGCTTTTGTGTTATAATGAAGGACGACTACAGACGAGGAGACTGACTATGGCTTTAGAGCTATTAACTCCGTTCACGAAAGTTGAACTTGAAACTGAAGTAAAAGATAAGAACCGTAAACAAATCGGTATTTTAGGCGGAAATTTCAACCCAGTTCAC
It includes:
- the yhbY gene encoding ribosome assembly RNA-binding protein YhbY, whose product is MLTSKQRAFLKGQAQPMKAIIQIGKNGLNSHIKTSIRQALDARELIKVSLLQNTDEDLHEVAEILENEIGCETVLKIGRTLILYKESAKKENRKLSPKVKMI